The sequence below is a genomic window from Anaerocolumna chitinilytica.
CAGTGTATGCACCTGGAACTCAGCACATGCACCCTGTACCATTGCAGCTTTAAATGCAGGCAAACATGTACTCTGTGAAAAGCCTATGTCTGTATCTCAAGAAGATGCACAGGCCATGAAAGAGGCAGCCGAAAAAAACTCCAAATTGCTGATGATTGGATTTGTCAGACGTTATGGAAATGACTGCGGTATATTAAAGGAATTTATTGAATCCGATTATTTCGGTGAGATCTATTATGCAAAAGCAACTTATCTGAGGCGGAATGGGAATCCAGGAGGCTGGTTCGGTGATAAGTCACGTTCAGGAGGAGGTCCGTTAATAGATTTGGGAGTCCATGTAATTGATCTTGTTCGATTTTTAATGGGTAATCCGAAACCTGTTTCCGTATATGGCACCACCTTTAAGAAGCTGGATGACAGAAGAAACATTAAAGGAAAGAAGCAGTATATTGCCTCAAGAACTACCAATAATGATATATGTGATGTGGAGGATTTAGCAAGTGCTATGATACGCTTTGATAATGGTGCGGTCCTTTCCATTGAAGCAAGCTTTAGTTTGAATATCAAGAAAGATGAAGGAAAAATAGAGCTTTTCGGTACAAAGGGTGGAGCCAAACTGGATCCGGAACTGGAACTTTACACGGAGGTCAACGATTACCTGGCCGATGTTAAATTAGATGCACAGACCTCATTAAGTTTCGACGGCTTGTTTGCCAAGGAAATTGATCACTTTGTATCTTGTATCACCGATCAGATACCCTGTAAATCACCTGCTCAGGATGGCATTGAAATCATGGCGATATTGGACGCAATTTATAAATCCGCCGCAACAGGTCATGAAGTGATTTTATAAGGGGTTTATTTTAATACTTTTTATTGGAAAGGTTTAAATTTATGAAAATATCAGCCAGTACATATAGCTTTGGAAACATGTTATATTCGGGTGAAATCAGTCAGCTTGACTGCATCCGAAAAGCAAAGGACATTGGTTTTGATGCGATAGAATTTGTAGATATACTTGCACCGGAGGGTACCTCAAAGGAAGAGTATGCCAAAAGATTATCAGATGAATGTAAGCATCTTAACATGCCTGTGTCCAGTTTTACCTTTGGTGCCGATTTGTTAAATGGAAGCGAAGGCAATATTCATCATGAAATTGAGCGAGTGAAGAAAATGGTGGATATCGCGGTTATTCTGGGAGCCAAGGTTATCCGGCATGATGCTACCACCGGCGACGGCAGATCCTTTGATTCCATATTACCGTTTCTGGCTGATACCTGCCACGAAATTACAATATATGCGGCCTCCAAAGGGGTACGAACTACCGTAGAAAATCACGGGTTTTTCTGTCAGGATAGTGACAGGATGGAAAAATTATATAATGCCGTTAATCATGAGAATTTCGGACTGCTTCTTGATATGGGTAACTTTTTATGTGCTGATGAAGCACCTGAAAAGGCCTTTGGAAGGCTTGCACCTTATGCCTTTTATGCACATGCGAAGGATTTTCATATGAAATCCGCAATGCTGCCCGATCCCGGTGAGGGATTTTTTAAAACAAGAAGCGGTAATTATCTAAGAGGAGCCATTGTTGGCCATGGGGATGTTCCGGTCCTTCACTGTATCAAAGCTCTAAAGAATGCAAGATATGATGGTTACATTTCCATTGAATTTGAGGGAATGGAAGAAAATATGAAAGCTCTCACAATCGGAATGAACAATTTAAGACGTTATATAAAAGAAGCATAAAATAAACAATACTATCACTGCGTAAGATAGAGCCGGAAAAGAATTCTTTTTCGGCTCTATTATATTGCAGCACCTGTGTTTTATCAGGCTGGATAAGTTAATGTACTTTTGGGTTCATAAATACAGTAAAAAAATTAAGATAGGGTATTGACATCAACAGTACTGCGTGTTACTATATAGTGGTAGTAAGTAATGCAGAATATCAGTAATACTAAATAGCAGTAATAAGTAATACCAGATACAGTAAAACTAGAGAGTAAAGAGGTGAAGAAATTGGAAAATATAACAGAGATGTTAAAAGGGGTACTGGAAGGCTGTGTCCTGGAAATTATAAGCCATGAGGAAACATACGGTTATGAGATTACTCGCCGCTTGAATGCTCTCGGTTTTTCGGATGTTGTGGATGGAACGGTTTATACCATTTTGGTGAGACTTGAGAAGAATAAACTTGTTAATATAGAAAAAAAACCATCCGATATGGGACCTCCGAGAAAGTTTTTTACATTAAACGATGAAGGCCGTGCAGAGCTGCAGAACTTTTGGGATAGATGGGAATTTGTAGCCTCGAGAATTAATGAGTTAAAGGAGAAAAAAGAATGAATTTTTGGGAGAAAATCACAGGAAGTGACATGAAGAAAGAGTTCAAAGAATTGGAAGCGCGAGTAAAGGAGCTGCCAGTTGATTATCAAACAGCATGGGATAAGATTAATGTCAATCTCTGGTCATACTCAGATTTTACCGGACGTAATCTCATGCCGATTCTGGATGGTGTACTTGGACTGCTTGAAGAAACAGCCGCAGAGGGGCAGAGTGTCCAAGAGGCATTAGGTGATGATATTAAAGGCTTCTGTTTCGCATTAGTCGATAAAGAAGGAGCAAAGTCTTATCGTGATAAGTGGCGTGAGCAGCTAAATAACAATGTCGCAAAAAAATTAGGTAGATAGTAGGAGAATAGGAGCTTCGTAAGTTAAGCTCCGGAATTGTATGGAGGATTATATGAGTATTCAGGATATCATTGAAGGTAAAAAAGAGTGGAGAGCTCACATGGCACGTGTCAAAGGGCTTCCGCAGGAGTATCAGATTGTATATAAGGAAATCCAAAAATATCTCTACAAAGTTGGTCCTGTGGAACTGACAGAAGGGACTGGGTTACTCTCAGGAATTGTCGATCTTTTTGAAGAAGGTGCGGCAATGAGGAAAGATGTACTGGAAGTGACAGGCAGTGATGTAGCGGCATTCTGTGACGATTTGATAAAGGATTCTAAAACTTATGCGGATATCTATCAGGAATCCGCAAACGAAGATGTTTATAAAGCAATCAAAAAATCATCGGATAAATAAAGAAAGTTGAGGGGGTTTTGTGGGTAAATACGATTGGATATTATGCCCGGTCTGCGGCAATAAAACAAGAGTCAAAATACGTGAGGATACAGTGCTTCAGAACTTCCCGCTGTTTTGTCCCAAGTGTAAACAGGAAACAATGATTAACGTAAAACAATTGAATATTTCAATTATCAAAGAGCCAGACGCTAAGACGCAGAGCCGATAACATGTGAGTAAAATCATAGTTGTCGGCTTTTTTGTTGTGATTTTGGTACTTTAAGGAATTAATTGCAGCTTCTGTGAAGTTGTAATCATGTAGAGGAGGAGAAGTAATGAAAAATATCATACAGATTAAAGCAGTAAAGAAAGCTTATAAAAACGTAGAAGTTCTAAAAGGAGTTGATTTGGAAGTTGAACAGGGAGGCATCTTTGCTTTACTAGGTTCTAATGGAGCAGGAAAAACAACGATAATCAGAATTATGGCTACTTTATTGAAAGCAGATTCCGGAAGTGTGACAATCGATGGGTTTGACACCAAGAAAAATTCCAGGGAAATTAGAGGCCTTATCAGCCTTACCGGTCAGTTTGCTGCCATTGATGAAATATTAACTGGAAGGGAGAATCTACAAATGATAGCAAAGCTTAGACATCTTAAGAACCATAAACAAATTGCAGAGGACCTGATTCGCTGTTTCAATATGTCAGAGGCAGCAGACCGCAGAGTGGGTACCTATTCCGGAGGCATGAAAAGAAGAATTGATATTGCTATGAGCCTTGTGGGAAATCCCAAGATTATATTCCTGGATGAACCTACGACAGGTCTTGACCCGGAAGCACGTCTAGAAGTCTGGAAAATTGTAAAAGAGTTATCTGCAGCAGGAACGACAGTATTCCTGACAACACAATATTTAGAGGAAGCAGAGCAGCTGGCTGATAAAATAGCTATTCTCCACGAAGGAAGAATAATCGCGAATGATACACTTGATGGGTTAAAACAGATATTTCCTCCTGCAAAAGTGGAATATGTTGAAAAACAACCTACTTTAGAGGAAATATTCTTAACCATCATTGGAAAAAAGGAGGAAAAATAAATGGAATCTATCAATAAATATTTTCTAAAAGATATGAGTGTTATGTTTGGGCGTTCTATGCGTCATATTTTTCGAAGTCTGGATACTATTATTACAGTATGTATTACTCCAGTTGCAATGATGTTACTATTTGTCTATGTATTTGGCGGTGCTATCGAAACTGGTACCGGAAATTATGTGAATTATCTTTTACCGGGAATTATGTTAATGGCTATTGGCAGTGGAATTGCATATGTGGCTTATCGTTTATTTATGGATAAACAGCGTGGTATTTTTGAACGATTTCATTCTATGCCTATTGCGCGTTCTGCCGTACTATGGGGGCATGTATTAACTTCAATAATATCGAATGGAATTTCAGTAGTTGTGATAATACTTGTAGCATTACTAATGGGTTTTCGTTCTTCGGCTGGAGTTTTGGATTGGCTGATTGTTTTTGGAATCCTAGGAATATTCACGCTAGCTCTAACTTGGATTGCTGTAATAGCGGGACTTGCAGCTAAAACACCGGATGGTGCAGGCGCATTTTCATATCCGATTATATTTTTACCGTTTATCAGTTCTGCGTTTGTACCAACTGATACAATGCCTTTAGCAGTTCGTGTATTTGCAGAAAACCAGCCTGTAACACCAATTGTAGAAGCAATCCGTAACCTGTTAGAGAACCAACCGGTTGGCAGGGATATTTGGTATGCCCTTGCATGGTGTATAGCAATAGCTGTTGTTGCTTATTTCTTTGCAATGAGAAGTTATAAGAAGCTATAATCTTGAATTAACACTTTCAGAGAACTATCAGATAAGTCCAATGTGATTCGAGAAATAAGCTACCTGCCCCAAATTATCTTTTGATTGTCTGGTAAGTTATGATAGAATTTGATAGAATAGTTTTAATCAATCTATACTTATTATCAGGAAGGAAAATCCATGGGTCATATAACTAGCAGAGATGCCTATAAAAATCTAGAAGAAAGAATCAATTGGTTTACACAAGGTGCGCCGGTATCAGACAGCCTTTATAAAATTTTGCAGGTTTTGTTTACTGAAAAAGAAGCTAAATGGATGGCACTATTGCCGGTTCGTCCATTCACTGCAAAAAAAGCAGCTAAAATCTGGAATACCAGTGAGGGAAAAGCAGAAGCGTTTTTGGAGCATCTTTGTGACAAAGCGTTGCTAGTGGATTCCTTTTATAAAGGGGTACGCCAATTTGTAATGCCGCCGCCAATGGCAGGTTTTATTGAATTTGCTTTAATGCGTACAAGAGGTGATATAGATCAGAAATATTTAAGTGAACTGTATTATCAATACATGAATGTGGAAGAAGATTTTGTAAAGGACTTGTTTTACGCAACAGAAACACATCTTGGACGAGTATACGTGCAGGAACCGGTTCTGACCAATCGTAACACAATTCATATCCTGGATTATGAAAGAGCAAGTCATATTGTGGAGGAAGCATCTCATATAGGTCTTGGAACATGTTATTGCAGGCATAAGATGTTACATGCAGGGCACCCATGCGAAATAGATGCTCCTTTGGATGTTTGTCTTACCTTTGGAAATGTTGCCCGTTCACTTGCAGAGCATGGGCAGCATGCAAGACTAATTGACAAGAAAGAGGCTATGGATGTATTAGAACGTTCTTATGCGGCGAATTTGGTGCAAATCGGTGAAAATGTACGTGAGGACCCGGCATTTATATGTAATTGCTGCGGCTGTTGTTGCGAAGCCCTGCAGGCTGCTAGAAAATTTAGTCCCATGCAGCCGGTGGCTACTACGAATTATATACCAAAAATATCGGATGAATGTGTGGGATGCGGCAAATGCGAAAAGGTATGTCCGGTATTAGCAATTTCAATAACAAGTGCAAATGAGGGTAAGACAGCGGTGGTGGATAAAGAGGTTTGTCTTGGTTGTGGTGTATGTGTACGCAGCTGCCCCAAAGGTGCAATAGAATTAGTACGCAGAGAGGTTCAAGTGATTACGCCGGTAAATAGTACCCATAGGTTTGTATTACAGGCAATTGAAAAAGGAACCCTCCAGAATCTAGTGTTCGATAATCAGGCATTTGCTAATCATCGTGCAATGGCAGCAGTATTTGGAGTTATCCTTAAATTACCGCCATTAAAGCAGATGTTAGCCAGTAAGCAGTTCAAATCCATCTATCTGGATAAGCTGTTATCTAATAAGAGTGAGAAAAGACCGTAAAAGTAAACAAAAAGAGACATTAACACCTATTTATACTGGGAATTAGGTGTTAATGTCTTTTCTTTTTTATTCATTGCTTTGCTGCTTTGAGTTACTTTGTTTTAGGTGTTGTATTCCCCAAGTATTCATCTCGTCTAAAATCGGCTTTAAAGATTGACCCAGTTCTGTAAGAGAATATTCGACCTTTGGCGGTACTTCGGGATATACCTTTCTGGAAATAATCCCATCCTCCTCCAGCTGCCGCAACTGCTGTGTCAGCATCTTCTGACTTATCTTATTGATTCCCTTGCTGAGATCATTAAATCTTTGCGTTCCGTTATTGAACAGATTTCTTAAAATAAGCACTTTCCATTTATGCCCGATTAGATTGACCGTATGTTCAATAGGGCAGGATTTATCACATGGCATTAATATCACTCCTTATTTATCGTTACTCAATACTTACTTTTTGGTTAGTATAGCACTAAATAGTGCCTTCTTGCAAATGGTTTGTGATGATATTATAGTAGGTTTATAACAATTGTCTAAGTTGTTGTTATACACCTAAAAACCAACATTAAATTTTAAAAAGGCAGGAATAATAAAATGGAAAAAATTAATATAGCTGATATTCTTGAATTTACCGCTGAAAAAAGCGCTCGTAAGGCAATCTTTAAGGCAGGAAGTCTGGATACAGGACTTTTGCTTTATGCTCCTGGGCAGACAACACCTGATCATAAGCATTCGGATATTGATGAAGTCTTTTATGTGATTTCCGGAAAAGGTACAATTTCAATAAACAAAGAAGAAATATCTGTAAAAGAGAAGGATATCATTTTTTCACCAGCTGGTGAGACCCATGGATTTCATAATACCAGTTCTGATAATTGGGTTGTACTTCAGATAAAAATTGACATATCATCAAAAGAATAGATATCCATAAATACAAGGTTGAAAAAGGAGGTATTATTTAATGTTTACAAGAATTGACCATGTTGCTTTTTCTGTAAGAGACAGGCAGAAGTCCATAGATTTTTATGAAAAAAACTTTGGGTTCAAGGCATATTACGAACATGACGTCCCGGGAGTTCCGAATCTTGAAAAGGTTGTTTACCTTCAGTTGGGTGATACCGTGCTAGAGTTTGAGCATTGGACAGATGGAAAGGAAAATAGAGGATACCATTTCTGCCTCATTAGTGATGATTTTGATTCGGATTATCAAAGGCTGAGAGCTGCAGGAATTCCAATTGTAACGAAACCGCACATTCCCGAGCCCAGAAAGCCTCAGGAGACAGGCTGGAAAAGAGTTGTCTTTCAAGGTCCCGATGGTGAGTTAATTGAATTCCGAGGGTGAAAATGGGATTATTTCTTATTACAATATTGCGGTTCATAGTTATCTGGAACCTAAAACCAGGCTGTTTTTTATTAACCAGCCTGGTAGTATATAATACTTTAACTACCATTTAAAGTACTACCTAAATGGCCTTTCCAGATAGAGTTATATAGGAACGAAACTATAAATCATGGGATAATTTCGTAAATGGTACCTTTATTATAATCGGATACTTTCATGGAGCCATAAACTCCTAAATATAATTTGGTTTGATCCAGATTCGTTCCCAAGCTGACATAATAGGATGATTCAGATCCAAAATCATAGTCTGTTTCAATAACACTATAATCCCCCAGTTTACAATCTGTGCTTACTCTGGTATAAGCTAAAGCACCTCTAACAGGCGGAGGAGAGTCTTCATCCTGAGCCAGGTCGGTAAATACAATGCTTCCCGATAAATCTGAGATTTCACTTCCCTCATAGGGCTGGACTCCTGTAAGTGCGGTTGCTCCGAATTTACCTGGCCGGGAATCTTGATGAAAATAGCTGATCAGCGGAGGAAGGCGCCGTACGGAAGTCTCAACGGCTTCATCATAATAAGCAAATACTTTTTCACTCAAAGTTGGATCTGCAGAACAATCGCGTATTACCGAAGTAGGAAAAGCACCTTCCCACCCTCGCCAACCAAAATTAACAAATCCTTCTTGCTCAGACTCTGTTTCCCCAAAAGAAGATTGCACAAGCTCAGTAACTGGTATTGGTTTATAATCAACGAATGAAAAAATAGATTCTACCAGATCCTGCCCGACATTCCCTACGTATTTGATATACCGATTGTAAAACCTTTGAAAAGAAATGCCCGGAATATTGCGGACTCCTTTTGCTATAACCGTAAGCGTCTCCTGAATAGGTAGGGGAAGTTCATCAAAACGTGTAACCACAGGTGGATTATCATAAAATATATTTTTCGTTATATCAATTTCAATTATTTTACCGGCAATTTCCATAGCATTCTGGCTTAAATTGAATGGATCATAGCCTAATCCCCCATCCCCTGTTGTTAATATAAGGTTACCTGTCTCAGGAGAGAAGTTTAAACTATTGACACCGTTGTGATTTAAAAAAGGTCTTCTTATGTTTAATAAAGTCCGTCGTTTTTGAGGTTGGGCATTTGATGGTAGAATCCATTCTTCAACAGTATCAATGTGATTATAGTTAACATCTCGATTTGTCCATTCCAGGTTTTGGGTGGCAGGGTCACATGGGTCGGGTTCAAAGGTTCCGGCAAGAGCACCCGGGCCTTGTGATCCGGCTGCCGAATAATGAAGATAGAACAGACCATTGTAGTAGAAGGCTGGATGAAACGCTAGTCCCAGTAAGCCCCGTTCATCATAGCCGCCGGAAGAAGCCCCTAATTCAAGGATGCGCGGGCGGATATCTAAGAATGTCTCTATCACTCCGTTTCCTATGTAAAAAATCTCCCCTACCTGGGTTGCGATAAATAATCTTTCTACTGTATCGCCCGGTAATATAGCCGTCTTCAAAACGGTGGGCAAATTTATATTACTTACCAGGGGCAATAAATTAACTTTAACTTTTATCAATGTCTTAACCTCATTCTATTGATTTCTTTAATAAAATATGATTAGAACGATTCTATTAGTACCATATAGGGATTACTATTATTTCTGCCGCTGTTATTTCAGATACTATCTCTTTTGCTACATCTGCATACGTCCATGGCAACTTTTTAATACTCTTTTTGTTTCGATACCTTTAAGTTCTTTACAGACTATGGATTGTTTTTTCCTCGAAGGAATGTCCGGTATTAGCTATTTTCAAGGCAAGATTAGAGTTGAAATATTTCCCAATTTACCATACAATATATTTAAGTTTATTAGCTACTTACAGGTACTGGTGAGTATGAAAAATCTACTTCTAAGTTTCTAGATTGGTCCATTTTATAAGAAAAAGAGCAGACACAGTCAAGCGCGTTTTTAAAATATATATTATCCTATCCATATAGGAGGTGCATAGGATGCATGCATGGGAAGCAATCCAGAAAACACTGGATTATATTGAGGAACATATAACAGAAGAAATAGAAATTGAAGAATTGGCTGATACTGCTTCGTTGTCCTTGTTTTACTATCAGAGATTGTTTAGTCGTTTGGTAAAAAAACCGGTACGTGAATATATTAAAATGCGGCGGATGGCTATCGTACTGGAAGTTCTGCAAAACAAGAATAAACGTATTCTTGATATTGCTTTGGAATACGGTTTTGGCAGTCATGAAACCTTTACAAGAGGGTTCAAAGAGTTGTATGGAATGACACCGGAGCAATATCGGGAAAAGCCGATTTCACTTAACCGGTTTGATAAACCTGATTTATTGCTTGGATATACACTAATTGATGAAGGTGTACCACTGATTAGTGAGGGTCTTGTTTTAGAAATGAACCGCAGGTTATTAAAGGAACCAATTTATTTTGTGGGTTTTTTTGATTATGTTCCAAATGCCGGGCAGTTGCCAGTTGGGGAATCGACCGGTGTTGATGTACCCGGAGAAATATGGCGACGCTTCCACCAGGAAAAGGCTTTGATTGCCCGAAAGGCGAATGGCCGCGAAATAGGGGTTGCATATTTGGGAGATGCTCCAACCGGATGTTTTACCTATTTCGCTGGAGCTGAAGTGGAAGAAGTGATTGAGGATGAGCATTTTCAGTCATGGCAGTTACCTGCCCGTGAATATATCGTTTGTGGCTTTGAAGCAAGTGATTTTCAAGAACTTGTTACGGTTGCCCTTAACAAGGCAATTAAGTATAGCGGGCTATGGCTTGAAAAGCATAACCTGACGATGGATGCCTTTTCACCTGAGATATATTACGGTAGCACACCGGAAGTCAGTTATATGGAATTGTATATACCTTTCATAAAAAAACAGTAATGAGAATAGCTCATATAGATTTAAAGGGACAGTTTCAGTATAATAGAGGGAGGTATAATGGGAGTAAAAACATACTTTGAAGTACAAAACTTTAAAGCAGTCAGATTCATAGGAAAAGAGGTTGTCGTTGGAAAGAAGAATCCTGTTCCGGAGTTATGGAATAATATTCTAAAGGATGGAACAAACGATTTTCTGCAAAACTTGCCTGAACGCGTATCTCCCCTTGGAGATACCATTGGATGGATGGGGGAATATAATCCCCAGACAAAAGAGTTTGTATATATTGCCGGAGTATTTGCCAAGCCGGATGCAATTGTACCTGATGGATTCTCTTACCGTGATATTCCTGACTGTCTCATGGGAATTGGTTGGATACAAGGAAATACCTCTCATCTGGAAAAAGGAGCTCATACTAAGACAGAGAAGGTAATGAGAGAAAATGGCTATGTACCGGATTATTCAGTTGTTGGAATATCCATGGAATACTACTCCTTTGAGAAGTATGCGAAAATAGTAGAGGACGGGAATAATCTCTTTACTTTTGGATATTATCTGCCGTGTAAAAAACTGGAATATTAGTGGTATTAAGATTAATGTACAAACTCCCAATGATGGATAGCTTTATCCTATAAGAAAGAAGGAAAATGTCATATGATAGAACTTACCTTTGGCGAAAGCCCTGCCGGTGCTCTTAAGCTTGCAAAATCAAGGAAGCAGGGAGAAAATGTAGGCGGTGCAGTCGCTGTGTTTGGAGGTACTGAAAATGAACAACGTGAAGCGATGAAACCTCATAGATGGTCTGGTATGACAATGGAAGGCAGTTCTAAGGATGTCATCGCATTAACATTGGAGTTGGACATCGGTGATATTTCGGAAGTGGATTCCGATATTAGTAAGCGTAGAAAGATGTTTGACAATCTTTTTACGGATTTTCCAGAGGAGCTTGAAAGAATAAAGAAGCAAAATCAGTATGCTATGCTCCGTCTTCAAGAAGCGAAAACCTCGCTGGAACCCATTCGAATGTGGATAAGTACCAGTGATCCCGCTGAAATGTGCGGTATGTATTTTATATGTCATCTGATGTCAGATTCCAAGACACCACTTTCCGTTGTATCTATTCCAACACAGCTTGAGAGTGATAACTGTATTATATGGTATCGCAGTACGGGAGAAGTAGATGCAGAAAAATTTGGAGCATTTGTTCAATATGAGGAAGCGGTAAGCGGATTACAGCGAAGTGTCTATGCGGGGTTATGGCGTGACCTGGTGCTTGAAAATGCACCTTTGCGTGCAATTATAAATGGTTGTGTAATTAGTGTACCGATTGAATTTTATGATTTTACTCTTCTTGCTAACATCTCAGAGGAACCTATAAGAATTGGACAAGTAATTGGCAAAATAATAGGCCAAGTACCAGGAGTTGGTGACCGTTTGCTATATTTACGAATAGAAGCATTAATACAGTCAGGTGAGTTCATAAAACTTTCCGTAGGGACTGGTGACCATCCTTATTCCGTAGTTATTAAACGAAATGATAAGAAAAGCAAGAAATTCCATTGACAAATAAATACTTCGGAGTTAGAATTAATTTAGTTCGAAGGAGGAAGTATATTGCAGTTAAATCAAAATAACATGGAAGACATCTTATTTGAATATATAGAACAATTTCGCCTTATTATTTCACCTGAAACCTGGGGAAATGTCTTGATGGAGTGCTCAAAAAATGAAATGCTGGTGTTACTTTTTCTCTATCGAAAAGGCGAAAGCAATATGTCACAGGTTGCAGAATATCTATGTACTCCCCTGAATACCGCCACAGGTATTATTACAAGGATGGAGAATAAGAAGATGGTTTCAAGAATCCGTAATGTAGACGATAAGCGGGTGGTAACCCTTATTTTAGCGGATGCTGGAAAGCAGCAAATCAATGAAATAATTAAGAACTTTGCCTATTATGGTCAGCTGTTAATGAAGGATTTGACGCAGGAGGAATTGAAAATCCTTCATAATGTACTGGATAAAGTAATTAATATGCTGCGGAATGTGAATCATAAAGACACCCAAGAGGTGACTAAAAAGATAAGAAAGATAACAATTGAATAGAATATACAAAGAATAGAGTGCGAACTTAAGGTTCGCTTCTCTAAGAATATATACTTCGGTACTCGAAATATTCGAAAGATGAATTATTTTAGTATTAAATAAAAGTATCAAAACAATTAAGAAATAAAAGTAAAGGAAAGTATAAGAAAAAACGGAGGTGTTTTATGACCAGAATGCTTATATTCACAGGAAAAGGTGGAGTTGGAAAAACAAGTGTTGCTGCCGCCCATGCAAGAAATTCATCCAACGAAGGTAAAAAGACATTAATTGTAAGTACGGATATGGCTCATAGTCTTAATGATATATTTGACTTACGAATTGGAAAAACCATTCAAAAAGTATCTGACAATTTATATGCCCTTGAGATTGATCCAAGTTACGTAATGGAGGAAGATTTTGCAGATATGAAGCAGGCTCTTATTAAAGTCATTGAATCATCTGGAATACCGATTGGTAATATTGGAGAGTTATCAATATTTCCGGGAATGGATGAGCTTTTTTCACTCTTGAAGCTGAAGGAAATCTATGCAAGTGGAGAATATGACCGAATTATCGTTGATTGTGCTCCTACGGGTGAAACACTTGCCCTGCTTAAATTTCCGGAGTTACTTGCATGGTATATGGAAAAGTTCTTTCCCATAGGTAAAGTCGCTATGAAAATTTTAGCACCGATATCAAAAACAGTTTTCAAGATTCAATTACCGGATAGCGATGCCATGACAGATATAGAGAGATTATATAGGAAACTGATAGAATTACAGGAATTTTTGAAGGACCGTAAAACGACATCAATACGGATTGTTACAATGCCAGAAAAAATGGTGGTTGAGGAAACTAAGCGAAACTTTATGTATATGAACCTTTATGATTATCATGTGGATGGCATTTACATTAACCGCATTTTACCTAAAGATATGGATAACCCATTCTTTATTGATTGGATAGCAATTCAGAATCAATATATTGAAGAACTGGAAGCAGTCTTTGATGGCATGCCTATTTATAAAATTCCTTGGTTCGACACGGACTTAAACGGGTTATCCGGCGTAGATCGTATTGAACAAAATGTTTTGAAAGGCAGAGATGTA
It includes:
- a CDS encoding ArsA family ATPase — encoded protein: MTRMLIFTGKGGVGKTSVAAAHARNSSNEGKKTLIVSTDMAHSLNDIFDLRIGKTIQKVSDNLYALEIDPSYVMEEDFADMKQALIKVIESSGIPIGNIGELSIFPGMDELFSLLKLKEIYASGEYDRIIVDCAPTGETLALLKFPELLAWYMEKFFPIGKVAMKILAPISKTVFKIQLPDSDAMTDIERLYRKLIELQEFLKDRKTTSIRIVTMPEKMVVEETKRNFMYMNLYDYHVDGIYINRILPKDMDNPFFIDWIAIQNQYIEELEAVFDGMPIYKIPWFDTDLNGLSGVDRIEQNVLKGRDVFSIQEELVSQCFEKVENGYNLLLKLPFIEKGEVILHESGTDIILKIGNFKRCIPKPNSLRNYAVTGAQLSDGILTVNFTEGGIRE
- a CDS encoding DUF3658 domain-containing protein, whose protein sequence is MIELTFGESPAGALKLAKSRKQGENVGGAVAVFGGTENEQREAMKPHRWSGMTMEGSSKDVIALTLELDIGDISEVDSDISKRRKMFDNLFTDFPEELERIKKQNQYAMLRLQEAKTSLEPIRMWISTSDPAEMCGMYFICHLMSDSKTPLSVVSIPTQLESDNCIIWYRSTGEVDAEKFGAFVQYEEAVSGLQRSVYAGLWRDLVLENAPLRAIINGCVISVPIEFYDFTLLANISEEPIRIGQVIGKIIGQVPGVGDRLLYLRIEALIQSGEFIKLSVGTGDHPYSVVIKRNDKKSKKFH
- a CDS encoding MarR family winged helix-turn-helix transcriptional regulator; amino-acid sequence: MQLNQNNMEDILFEYIEQFRLIISPETWGNVLMECSKNEMLVLLFLYRKGESNMSQVAEYLCTPLNTATGIITRMENKKMVSRIRNVDDKRVVTLILADAGKQQINEIIKNFAYYGQLLMKDLTQEELKILHNVLDKVINMLRNVNHKDTQEVTKKIRKITIE